One segment of Phenylobacterium koreense DNA contains the following:
- a CDS encoding glycosyltransferase family 2 protein — translation MQQPRISCLLPVYNGEAFLEEAIGSILAQTFRDFELVVVDDGSRDSTPDILARLAATDPRIKVIRQENGGIVAALNTGLKACRGEYVARMDADDIALPHRFQFQADYLDSHPGCVLVGGVARSVSSDGKDVSRTTGGRHRRTDLSCFPPKIAVSMHPLITARREALIAVGGYRSDFPHAEDYDLFIRLSKLGGIDNPDEEVLIYRRHEGAISLKHLETQERSAAMSEIAAMEPGSEGFPARLVEPYVRLRIWRRYLSADRAKADHLLPHLIGDALNLKPETLLSPRYFGLRVRIGGAIAAAALRQARRSKAPDAAPATQGAAG, via the coding sequence ATGCAGCAGCCGCGGATATCCTGCCTCCTGCCGGTGTATAACGGCGAGGCGTTCCTGGAAGAGGCGATCGGCTCGATCCTCGCCCAGACCTTCCGGGACTTCGAACTGGTGGTGGTCGACGACGGCAGCCGCGACTCCACGCCCGACATCCTCGCCCGCCTGGCGGCCACCGACCCTCGCATCAAGGTCATCCGCCAGGAGAACGGCGGCATCGTCGCGGCGCTGAACACCGGGCTGAAAGCCTGCCGTGGCGAGTACGTGGCGCGAATGGACGCCGACGACATCGCCCTGCCCCATCGCTTCCAGTTCCAGGCGGACTATCTGGACAGCCATCCGGGCTGCGTGCTGGTGGGCGGGGTCGCGCGGTCGGTCAGCTCCGACGGCAAGGATGTCAGCCGCACCACCGGCGGCCGTCATCGGCGGACCGACCTTTCCTGTTTCCCCCCGAAGATCGCGGTCTCCATGCACCCGCTGATCACGGCGCGGCGCGAGGCGCTGATCGCCGTGGGCGGCTATCGCTCGGACTTCCCGCACGCCGAGGACTACGACCTCTTCATCCGGCTCTCTAAGCTGGGCGGGATCGACAATCCGGACGAGGAAGTCCTGATCTATCGTCGGCACGAGGGGGCGATTTCGCTCAAGCATCTGGAAACCCAGGAGCGGAGCGCGGCGATGTCGGAAATCGCCGCCATGGAGCCGGGTTCCGAGGGCTTTCCGGCCCGGCTGGTCGAGCCCTATGTGCGCCTGCGGATCTGGCGCCGCTATCTGAGCGCCGACCGCGCCAAGGCCGACCACCTGCTTCCGCACCTGATCGGCGACGCGCTGAACCTGAAGCCGGAGACCTTGCTGTCGCCGCGCTATTTCGGCCTGCGCGTCAGGATCGGCGGCGCCATCGCCGCGGCGGCCCTGCGCCAGGCGCGGCGGTCGAAGGCGCCGGACGCCGCCCCGGCGACGCAGGGCGCGGCCGGGTAG